Proteins encoded together in one Amblyomma americanum isolate KBUSLIRL-KWMA chromosome 1, ASM5285725v1, whole genome shotgun sequence window:
- the LOC144116140 gene encoding uncharacterized protein LOC144116140 isoform X3 produces MEPFHTTRSASTVATAKQEKKAVTGMRRVLVSTTRSTSTIAAAKQEKKAVTGIRRVFVSSIINRTMAATCSWFSGHGKSKKTGASEFKVEKAMYDTVKGIPIYAVFHKRTAIPIWSTEAVVLCSSSGKCSGGDSGRHCGYTAGVKLLSGKFNLFDFARKDARYDAWGLHLDYTANFVYQ; encoded by the exons atggagccgtttcatacaacacgttcggcttcaaccgtagcaaccgcgaagcaagagaagaaagcggttactggaatgcgtcgagtcctcgtttccacaacacgttcgacttcaaccatagcagccgcaaagcaagagaagaaagcggttactggaattcgtagagtcttcgtttccag tattatcaaccgaacgatggctgcgacgtgtagttggttttcaggtcatggcaaaagcaagaaaactg gtgcatctgaattcaaggtagagaaggcaatgtatgacaccgtgaagggaatcccaatttatgcagtatttcacaagagaactgccattcccatctggtcaacagaagcagttgtactctgcagttccagtggcaagtgctcaggaggtgacagcggaag gcattgtggctacacagctggagtcaagctgctatcagggaaattcAACCTATTCGACTTTGCCAGAAAAGACGCACGCTATGATGCTTggggcctccatcttgactatactgccaattttgtctaccaatga
- the LOC144116140 gene encoding uncharacterized protein LOC144116140 isoform X2: protein MSPLSRFGAVLVCACSAYIAEHNIINRTMAATCSWFSGHGKSKKTGASEFKVEKAMYDTVKGIPIYAVFHKRTAIPIWSTEAVVLCSSSGKCSGGDSGRQGKGIVATQLESSCYQGNSTYSTLPEKTHAMMLGASILTILPILSTNEAKDAFVQIAESQQPPWKATTEWLRSCWGRETGMVVEKFG, encoded by the exons ATGTCTCCACTGTCGAGATTTGGagctgttcttgtctgtgcctgttcagcatacattgcagagcacaa tattatcaaccgaacgatggctgcgacgtgtagttggttttcaggtcatggcaaaagcaagaaaactg gtgcatctgaattcaaggtagagaaggcaatgtatgacaccgtgaagggaatcccaatttatgcagtatttcacaagagaactgccattcccatctggtcaacagaagcagttgtactctgcagttccagtggcaagtgctcaggaggtgacagcggaaggcaaggaaaag gcattgtggctacacagctggagtcaagctgctatcagggaaattcAACCTATTCGACTTTGCCAGAAAAGACGCACGCTATGATGCTTggggcctccatcttgactatactgccaattttgtctaccaatgaagctaaggacgcttttgtgcaaat cgcagaatcccaacagccaccatggaaggcaacaacagagtggctgcgttcgtgctgggggcgagagactgggatggtGGTCGAAAAGTTCGGATGA
- the LOC144116140 gene encoding uncharacterized protein LOC144116140 isoform X1 has translation MEPFHTTRSASTVATAKQEKKAVTGMRRVLVSTTRSTSTIAAAKQEKKAVTGIRRVFVSSIINRTMAATCSWFSGHGKSKKTGASEFKVEKAMYDTVKGIPIYAVFHKRTAIPIWSTEAVVLCSSSGKCSGGDSGRQGKGIVATQLESSCYQGNSTYSTLPEKTHAMMLGASILTILPILSTNEAKDAFVQIAESQQPPWKATTEWLRSCWGRETGMVVEKFG, from the exons atggagccgtttcatacaacacgttcggcttcaaccgtagcaaccgcgaagcaagagaagaaagcggttactggaatgcgtcgagtcctcgtttccacaacacgttcgacttcaaccatagcagccgcaaagcaagagaagaaagcggttactggaattcgtagagtcttcgtttccag tattatcaaccgaacgatggctgcgacgtgtagttggttttcaggtcatggcaaaagcaagaaaactg gtgcatctgaattcaaggtagagaaggcaatgtatgacaccgtgaagggaatcccaatttatgcagtatttcacaagagaactgccattcccatctggtcaacagaagcagttgtactctgcagttccagtggcaagtgctcaggaggtgacagcggaaggcaaggaaaag gcattgtggctacacagctggagtcaagctgctatcagggaaattcAACCTATTCGACTTTGCCAGAAAAGACGCACGCTATGATGCTTggggcctccatcttgactatactgccaattttgtctaccaatgaagctaaggacgcttttgtgcaaat cgcagaatcccaacagccaccatggaaggcaacaacagagtggctgcgttcgtgctgggggcgagagactgggatggtGGTCGAAAAGTTCGGATGA